The Nitrosopumilus sp. genome includes a region encoding these proteins:
- a CDS encoding plastocyanin/azurin family copper-binding protein gives MTRTKLMGMSVTILSISLMALFVQPSENVSQEVFAEQNSMIQDSIPMIGQIQSQENISVEFNVPEIIVAGKLVPINAKVVDSNLDANLSHTDWAYAIIGLNGEIVHKTTTLHGHFGVMNFKDSFPEAGTYTIKYTVSSSGPFMLGLPIPELGQTRAVVSGDILKFEQDPKNNFGSRTFEFSVDVVNQGKTIALAGSQPDTEVLVKFTTKPERIVVGQPTTILIDVNDAKTGEDATHVDGQLTISRGYYHYPSSSADQPDAPIPLHGAYHGHKGAMATTHTFSQPGTYLITADLSSIPYSIPNFGESSTLFVIQVHENEETSQIMQSMRPVENVKENAVDIVGLESPFYVPNMIKVTSGQTITFDNVDGNQHTVTSVKSGTTEFDGKFDSSLLQPGEKFDLTLNEKGTYDYFCALHTSMQGTIIVS, from the coding sequence ATGACAAGAACGAAACTTATGGGAATGTCTGTAACAATTCTATCAATATCTTTGATGGCTTTGTTTGTTCAACCTTCAGAAAATGTCTCACAAGAAGTGTTTGCAGAACAAAATTCTATGATACAAGATTCTATACCAATGATAGGGCAGATTCAATCACAAGAAAACATTTCAGTAGAATTCAATGTGCCTGAAATAATTGTAGCAGGGAAATTAGTTCCAATTAACGCAAAAGTTGTTGATTCCAATCTCGATGCAAATCTTTCACATACTGATTGGGCATATGCAATAATTGGTCTTAATGGAGAAATTGTTCATAAAACCACCACACTTCATGGGCATTTTGGAGTAATGAACTTTAAAGATAGTTTTCCTGAAGCTGGAACATATACGATAAAGTATACTGTGTCCTCATCTGGACCTTTCATGCTTGGGTTACCAATACCCGAACTAGGTCAAACAAGAGCAGTAGTATCAGGAGACATATTGAAATTTGAGCAAGACCCAAAGAACAATTTTGGTTCAAGAACCTTTGAATTTTCAGTAGATGTAGTTAATCAAGGAAAAACTATTGCTTTAGCAGGTTCTCAACCTGATACTGAAGTCTTAGTTAAGTTCACTACAAAACCTGAAAGAATTGTTGTAGGACAACCAACTACTATACTCATTGACGTAAATGATGCAAAAACTGGAGAAGATGCAACCCATGTAGATGGCCAGTTGACTATTAGCAGAGGATACTATCATTATCCATCATCTTCTGCAGACCAACCCGATGCACCAATTCCATTACATGGTGCATATCATGGTCACAAAGGTGCAATGGCAACTACACATACATTTTCACAACCCGGAACATACTTGATTACAGCAGATTTGAGTTCCATACCCTACTCAATACCAAATTTTGGTGAATCCTCAACCCTATTTGTAATTCAAGTTCATGAAAATGAGGAGACCTCTCAAATCATGCAAAGCATGAGACCTGTAGAAAATGTAAAAGAAAATGCCGTTGACATTGTAGGATTGGAATCTCCATTTTATGTTCCAAATATGATCAAAGTGACTTCTGGCCAAACTATTACCTTTGATAATGTGGATGGAAATCAACACACTGTCACATCTGTTAAATCTGGAACTACTGAATTTGATGGAAAGTTTGATAGCAGTCTTTTGCAACCTGGAGAAAAGTTTGATCTAACTCTCAATGAGAAAGGAACGTATGACTATTTTTGTGCACTGCATACTAGTATGCAAGGAACAATCATAGTTTCCTAA
- a CDS encoding GNAT family N-acetyltransferase has translation MENITIKKISKNDIPIILGLLYDLGRPKPQKDSDVDSFKKLVMTYVTDSDKQILAAVYNDVKIVGMISMMFLSRLNRDTLEMYVPELVVLEKYHNQGIGKKLINSCIEFAKEKNCHRIRLESGNSRKNSHEFYKHLGFVQSAFSFTKDLD, from the coding sequence ATGGAAAACATTACAATCAAAAAAATATCTAAAAATGATATTCCGATAATTCTTGGATTGTTATATGATCTAGGACGTCCAAAACCACAAAAAGATTCTGATGTTGATTCATTTAAAAAATTAGTAATGACATATGTCACAGATTCAGACAAACAAATTCTTGCTGCAGTTTATAATGATGTGAAAATTGTTGGCATGATAAGTATGATGTTTTTATCTAGATTAAATCGTGACACCTTGGAGATGTATGTTCCAGAGTTGGTAGTTCTTGAAAAATATCATAATCAAGGAATAGGAAAAAAACTAATTAATTCTTGTATTGAATTTGCAAAAGAAAAAAATTGCCATAGAATTAGACTTGAATCTGGAAATTCACGAAAAAACTCTCATGAATTCTACAAACATTTAGGATTTGTACAATCTGCATTTTCATTTACAAAGGATTTGGATTAA
- a CDS encoding phage tail protein, whose product MKIFFLVFFGIILVSQSFILSYGQWTDYNEHDPGISQNVMPEWFKTNAKWWQDGLISDADMINALESLIEQDVIPLDNFLKDSSGIEHQAGVQKGGTFYIPSYQKDVFGFWSEGLVSDGEIVNSIGHLIGEGIIDSEIIREKRTSFSEISGLEIESPPIDYRSGSEDVSVTKMPGLKKYADITLKRGTVSAINEAQQWNKLASEMLFKLKDGEEKIHKKSYENSLLMYSESKTFEHLNQMLIYKEKSENAQSDALLAVENYKKIKELSELTEDEYLQIERDLPLEFDLEIIDSITNESEYFEALEKIQEFAENALRKAEESVIQLKQQADEEYPRTHPDFIWDPTYNYDSSLGTTSTGIKWIDLKLILDSNDQRDSTVKIRTPFLLERLFDPSIIQTHSMIEQLDENPFDSTYKLDSTDLYQYPEDVARILQSIIIIGPHDTSNFWLPVSFTTTVFISNSSIQIAIFDSDGNNISDFVEIMSNDDHQIIFLPAEHDLVFISLTNPNSDYTTFETAIEYSEITSNPELVMTPIDSPLIEFGTNTPLYEIPPGFDAVYSSFDDFSSAEFEYESEMSLMDYLKNEQLFFSECLLPPAGSTLSGPTPPEKSRHNANYCGISAFIHSMETTFPGALSHDIRTNSAQWDRLGDNLDHSNTFGERGGKFVENVNKNFGNKVITGNGKKYCAAEIEDTTPANLEAWNDICNVKMLVYDIPSFGHWVDLTSISGNKITYQDYGHNHPATFDGKVVDFSNSNLGGPMKDHFRGNNAKAGDGFFESVQFYAVCECDKNSSSKMPTKNSKGQTLKLE is encoded by the coding sequence ATGAAAATATTTTTTCTTGTATTTTTTGGAATAATTTTAGTTTCTCAAAGTTTTATCCTCTCGTATGGTCAATGGACTGATTACAACGAACATGATCCTGGAATTTCTCAAAATGTGATGCCTGAGTGGTTTAAAACAAATGCAAAGTGGTGGCAAGATGGACTTATTTCTGATGCTGATATGATAAATGCCCTAGAAAGTTTGATTGAGCAAGATGTCATTCCTCTTGATAACTTTTTGAAAGACTCTTCTGGAATTGAACATCAGGCGGGTGTACAAAAAGGTGGAACTTTCTACATTCCAAGTTATCAAAAAGATGTCTTTGGTTTTTGGAGTGAAGGTCTAGTATCTGATGGTGAAATTGTAAATTCTATCGGTCATCTTATTGGTGAAGGAATAATTGATTCAGAAATAATTAGAGAAAAACGAACAAGTTTTTCAGAAATTTCAGGCTTGGAAATTGAATCTCCTCCAATTGATTATCGCTCAGGATCTGAAGATGTTTCTGTAACAAAAATGCCTGGATTAAAAAAATACGCTGATATTACATTAAAGCGTGGTACAGTTTCTGCAATCAATGAAGCACAACAATGGAATAAACTTGCATCTGAAATGCTTTTCAAACTAAAAGATGGTGAAGAAAAGATTCACAAAAAAAGTTATGAAAATTCTTTACTGATGTATTCTGAATCAAAAACGTTTGAACATTTGAACCAAATGTTGATTTACAAAGAAAAAAGTGAAAATGCACAAAGTGATGCGTTACTAGCTGTTGAAAATTACAAGAAAATAAAGGAACTGTCTGAACTTACTGAAGATGAGTATTTGCAAATAGAACGTGATCTTCCTTTGGAATTTGATTTAGAAATTATTGATTCTATAACAAATGAATCTGAATATTTTGAGGCTTTGGAAAAAATTCAAGAATTTGCAGAAAATGCCTTACGTAAGGCTGAAGAGTCAGTAATTCAACTAAAACAGCAAGCTGATGAAGAATATCCTCGAACTCATCCTGATTTTATTTGGGATCCCACATACAATTATGATTCTTCTTTGGGAACAACATCTACTGGTATTAAATGGATTGATTTGAAACTCATATTGGATTCAAATGATCAAAGAGATTCTACAGTGAAGATAAGGACACCATTTTTGCTTGAACGGTTGTTTGATCCTTCAATTATTCAAACTCATTCCATGATTGAACAACTTGATGAAAATCCATTTGACTCTACTTACAAACTAGATTCTACAGATCTCTACCAATATCCTGAAGATGTGGCAAGAATTTTACAATCTATAATTATTATTGGCCCTCATGATACCTCAAACTTTTGGTTACCTGTATCATTTACAACCACTGTGTTCATCTCGAATTCATCAATCCAAATTGCAATTTTTGATTCTGACGGAAATAATATTTCTGATTTTGTAGAGATAATGTCAAATGATGACCATCAAATCATCTTTTTACCTGCTGAACATGATTTGGTTTTCATCTCTCTTACTAATCCGAATTCTGATTACACTACATTTGAAACTGCCATAGAGTATTCTGAAATTACGTCCAATCCTGAATTAGTAATGACTCCTATTGATTCACCTTTAATTGAGTTTGGAACAAACACTCCTCTCTATGAAATTCCACCTGGTTTTGATGCTGTATATTCTTCATTTGATGATTTCTCATCTGCTGAATTTGAATATGAATCTGAAATGTCATTGATGGATTATTTGAAAAATGAACAACTATTCTTCTCTGAATGTCTTTTACCTCCTGCAGGAAGTACTCTAAGTGGACCAACCCCTCCTGAAAAATCTAGACATAATGCAAACTATTGTGGTATTAGCGCATTTATTCATTCTATGGAAACGACTTTCCCCGGAGCATTATCTCATGATATCAGAACAAACTCTGCACAATGGGACAGGCTAGGAGATAACCTAGATCACTCTAACACTTTTGGTGAAAGAGGGGGAAAGTTTGTTGAAAATGTCAACAAGAATTTTGGAAACAAAGTCATTACTGGCAATGGAAAGAAATATTGTGCAGCTGAAATTGAAGACACAACTCCTGCTAATCTTGAAGCATGGAACGATATTTGCAATGTCAAAATGTTAGTCTATGATATCCCTTCATTTGGTCATTGGGTTGACCTCACATCAATTAGCGGAAATAAAATAACTTATCAGGATTATGGTCATAACCATCCTGCAACTTTTGATGGTAAAGTGGTTGATTTTTCAAACTCTAATTTGGGAGGACCTATGAAAGATCATTTTAGAGGAAACAATGCAAAGGCAGGAGATGGATTTTTTGAATCTGTACAGTTTTACGCTGTTTGTGAATGTGATAAAAATTCCTCATCCAAAATGCCTACAAAAAATTCCAAGGGACAGACTCTAAAATTAGAATAA
- the hsp20 gene encoding archaeal heat shock protein Hsp20 codes for MFDDHFEKTFRRLSSPFFSMGDVFENPNGTVQTFEPYYYGYVKTVGEDGIPHVTEWGNTKPSSSLADSTVRDPYVDVSVNEQEHTLKIVSEMPGIEKSDIKLNVSDKLVLFSAEHGDRKYKKKIPLPSKVDENSAKAKYTNGVLELTISLAKEKPQGKLVSVE; via the coding sequence ATGTTTGATGACCACTTTGAAAAAACATTTCGAAGATTATCGAGCCCCTTTTTTTCAATGGGAGATGTTTTCGAAAATCCAAATGGAACAGTCCAAACTTTTGAACCATACTACTATGGTTATGTGAAGACTGTAGGTGAAGATGGTATTCCCCATGTAACAGAATGGGGCAATACAAAACCATCTAGTTCTCTTGCAGATTCTACAGTGAGAGATCCATACGTTGACGTTTCAGTCAATGAGCAAGAACATACTCTCAAGATAGTATCTGAGATGCCAGGAATTGAAAAGTCTGACATCAAACTAAATGTGTCAGATAAACTGGTATTGTTTTCAGCCGAACATGGCGATAGAAAATACAAAAAGAAAATTCCTCTACCCTCAAAAGTAGATGAAAATTCTGCCAAAGCCAAATATACAAACGGAGTCTTGGAGCTGACAATATCTCTTGCCAAGGAAAAACCTCAGGGCAAGTTGGTGTCAGTGGAATAA
- a CDS encoding DNA topoisomerase I, which translates to MKWKTLQHNGILFPPAYEAQGIKIKIKGETVNLDLNQEEMVYQWAKKKDTPYAQDKVFQKNFTADFAKTLDSKFKKISYEDIDFSNAYKIVDKEKDLKEMMSKEEKKSLAAKRKELREKLKAKYGIAIMDGKEVEVGNYMAEPPGIFIGRGEHPLRGRWKPRVTAKDVTLNLGKEAKVPEGKWGKIIHDKNSMWLASWMDFLTQKRKYVWLADTAGLKQDRDKEKYEKAVKLAREIEKIKDRIVKDMKSKDPKISRIATACYLIYRTAMRVGDEKDPDEADTVGATTLRKEHIKITPNSIEFDFLGKDSVRWQETVVAEGHDKQFHENLKKLVEKKKPKDEIFDDITSRHVNQYYSSIVKGLTAKVFRTYLATTVVKDYLIKHDNMKGKTATEKIYHAKLANLEAAMMCNHKRTIPKTFEQSLQKKRDTLKKVEKDQVWKKTQETLRKVESSEPKTETQKKSKTKRIKTLNEQIKKQKTKHKERLEKLELQIDLSEKTKDYNIGTSLRNYIDPRVFKAWTDEVGAEWEKLYTSALQKKFLWVKNENASWNEIKQN; encoded by the coding sequence ATGAAATGGAAAACTCTGCAACATAATGGAATTTTGTTTCCGCCTGCATACGAGGCTCAAGGAATCAAGATCAAGATAAAAGGAGAGACAGTAAATCTTGATCTAAACCAGGAAGAAATGGTGTATCAATGGGCAAAAAAGAAAGACACCCCGTATGCACAAGACAAAGTTTTTCAGAAAAACTTTACAGCAGATTTTGCAAAAACGTTAGATTCTAAATTTAAAAAAATATCTTATGAAGATATTGATTTTTCAAACGCATACAAAATTGTTGACAAAGAAAAAGATCTCAAAGAGATGATGAGTAAGGAAGAAAAGAAATCCCTTGCTGCAAAAAGAAAAGAATTACGAGAAAAATTAAAGGCAAAATATGGAATCGCCATCATGGACGGAAAAGAAGTTGAAGTTGGAAATTACATGGCAGAACCACCTGGAATATTTATCGGAAGAGGAGAACATCCACTGAGAGGAAGATGGAAACCAAGAGTTACTGCAAAAGATGTCACATTAAACCTTGGAAAAGAAGCCAAAGTTCCAGAAGGGAAATGGGGAAAGATCATTCATGATAAAAATTCAATGTGGTTAGCTAGTTGGATGGACTTTCTTACACAAAAAAGAAAATACGTCTGGCTGGCAGATACTGCAGGACTAAAACAAGACAGAGACAAAGAAAAGTACGAAAAAGCTGTTAAACTTGCAAGAGAAATTGAAAAAATCAAAGACAGAATTGTCAAAGACATGAAAAGTAAAGATCCTAAAATCAGTAGGATTGCTACTGCATGTTATTTAATTTATAGAACTGCAATGAGAGTGGGAGACGAGAAAGATCCAGATGAAGCTGATACAGTAGGTGCTACAACCCTAAGAAAAGAACATATCAAAATCACACCAAATTCCATTGAATTTGATTTCCTAGGTAAAGATAGTGTCAGATGGCAAGAGACAGTAGTTGCAGAAGGTCACGATAAACAGTTTCATGAAAATCTCAAGAAACTAGTTGAAAAGAAAAAACCAAAGGATGAAATTTTTGACGATATCACATCAAGACATGTTAATCAATACTATTCTAGTATTGTAAAAGGTCTCACGGCAAAAGTGTTCAGAACATATCTAGCAACAACAGTAGTCAAAGACTATCTTATCAAACACGATAATATGAAAGGCAAGACTGCAACTGAGAAAATATACCATGCAAAATTGGCAAATCTTGAAGCTGCTATGATGTGTAATCATAAAAGAACAATTCCAAAAACATTTGAGCAATCATTACAAAAGAAACGAGATACTCTCAAAAAGGTAGAAAAAGATCAAGTTTGGAAGAAAACACAAGAAACTCTCAGAAAGGTAGAATCAAGTGAGCCTAAAACAGAAACTCAAAAGAAAAGCAAAACAAAAAGAATCAAGACATTAAATGAACAAATTAAAAAGCAAAAAACAAAACACAAAGAAAGACTGGAAAAATTAGAGTTGCAAATCGATTTATCTGAAAAAACTAAAGATTACAACATCGGCACATCTTTAAGAAATTACATTGATCCACGTGTCTTTAAGGCATGGACTGATGAAGTTGGTGCCGAATGGGAAAAATTGTACACATCAGCACTACAAAAGAAATTCCTCTGGGTAAAAAATGAGAATGCGTCTTGGAATGAAATAAAACAAAATTAG
- a CDS encoding SDR family oxidoreductase yields the protein MEKVALVTGSSSGIGLETALSLAREGYHTFASMRDVKKSGELKHAAEKENLPIEVIELDVDKEESIISAIKKIIEDSGRLDVLVNNAGYGQFGCTEDLAVDDFRKQFETNFFSIVRIIQEVAPIMRKQNSGKIINISSVVGRMGLPGSPAYISSKFALEGLGECLRYELGQFGIKTTMIEPGVIKTNFFNSMKVPESKIDPKYKTLTDNILAGLKMMVEMGTAPSQVADVVMKAIHDDEMLPRYVVGTDAAMFMEAKKMKTDLEFEKYMSKELFPS from the coding sequence ATGGAAAAAGTTGCTCTTGTCACAGGCAGTTCATCCGGAATCGGTTTAGAGACTGCGTTATCACTAGCAAGAGAAGGATATCATACATTTGCAAGTATGAGAGATGTTAAAAAATCAGGAGAGTTAAAACATGCAGCAGAAAAAGAAAATCTTCCAATAGAAGTAATTGAATTGGATGTAGATAAAGAAGAATCAATCATTTCTGCAATTAAAAAAATCATTGAAGATAGTGGAAGATTAGACGTACTAGTTAACAATGCAGGATATGGTCAGTTTGGATGTACTGAGGATCTAGCAGTAGATGATTTTAGAAAACAGTTTGAAACAAATTTTTTTAGCATTGTAAGAATAATTCAAGAAGTTGCCCCAATTATGCGAAAACAAAATTCTGGCAAGATAATTAACATCAGTTCAGTTGTAGGACGAATGGGATTACCAGGTTCTCCAGCTTATATCAGCTCAAAATTTGCATTGGAAGGATTAGGAGAATGTCTAAGATATGAGCTTGGTCAATTTGGAATCAAGACCACCATGATAGAGCCAGGAGTTATCAAAACAAACTTTTTTAATTCAATGAAAGTTCCAGAATCAAAAATAGATCCAAAATACAAGACATTAACAGACAATATTTTAGCAGGACTGAAAATGATGGTAGAAATGGGAACTGCGCCTTCGCAAGTAGCAGATGTGGTTATGAAAGCAATTCATGATGATGAAATGTTGCCTAGATACGTGGTAGGTACTGATGCTGCGATGTTTATGGAGGCAAAAAAGATGAAAACAGACCTAGAATTTGAAAAATACATGAGTAAAGAGCTATTTCCTAGCTGA
- a CDS encoding DEAD/DEAH box helicase: MKFSCPKCKSKIEIQKTFNKKMHVSCEKCGIEDLLEFSKNVDEVFLEFLSRFDKGLVTKEGLSEGLKDEGIVRGESEIKEMIGKNKPDKITEEILYSKKDYISQYKILSNPEPKMGCKVEDLGLDESITQHLTELKIEQFYKFQQEAIEEISFGENVIIEAPTASGKTEAFLIPVIQRIKKDANEGNVFAIFVYPTKALSRDQYPKIQKFAEKIDVEVKVFDGDTKINERREIIDNPPQILITNFDVLHYHMWHQTKFSTLLTSVRILVTDEAHVYSGIFGTNVHYIIKRLKRICTNKLQFVAASATLDDAKEFCQKLFGEKMNKIQGSGKKGKTDFAMLFPSLRTQRALMVELTKKLTQKNHKTMVFNNSHLNSELLAMQAKRQKVNIKVHRAGLMANYRTSVEKQFKEDKLQAISCTPTLELGIDVGNVDCVISSTIPVNRLIQRIGRAARKGQRGYAFLALGNDPISQYYKNHPDDYFEDIEKTYIDPKNPFVEEFQVLAMACDRPISKHELKEHQEIIERHIINENLKEFNNRIIPNFDKINSMLNEYSIRGIGKSIDIFLDGKKVGDRVLPIALEELHKDAIYFLAGIRYRVKEFDYPKNNYVELERIPRDYPYYTKSLTEEWPTIETIYERRKANGIEIAFCKLHIEKKVYGYVNIELGQEITQGEKVQLDIPLEYDFITKGIVFHAPRPMKTMDEAEDEEYTEASGYHATEHVVIEGSNMITGGVSQDLGGISLGTSGLIFIYDGAIGGSGASKALYDRFEKSLERSMFIVKECPCKNESGCPRCTFSYRCGNNNEYLHKHSALEILERINDGEKTELVDPLEGDKPLV; the protein is encoded by the coding sequence TTGAAATTTTCATGTCCCAAATGCAAATCAAAAATTGAAATCCAAAAAACATTCAACAAAAAAATGCACGTCTCATGTGAAAAATGTGGGATCGAGGATTTGTTGGAATTCTCAAAAAATGTAGACGAGGTTTTTCTTGAATTCTTATCCAGATTCGACAAGGGATTAGTCACAAAAGAAGGATTGTCTGAAGGACTAAAAGATGAAGGAATCGTAAGAGGAGAAAGCGAAATTAAAGAAATGATTGGCAAAAACAAGCCAGACAAAATCACTGAGGAAATTCTTTATTCAAAAAAAGATTACATTTCACAATACAAAATATTGAGTAATCCTGAGCCTAAAATGGGCTGTAAAGTAGAAGATTTAGGACTAGATGAATCAATAACACAACATCTCACAGAATTAAAAATTGAGCAATTTTATAAATTCCAACAAGAAGCAATTGAAGAAATTTCATTTGGAGAAAATGTGATCATAGAAGCACCTACAGCATCTGGGAAAACTGAAGCATTTTTGATTCCCGTTATTCAAAGAATAAAAAAAGATGCAAACGAAGGAAATGTTTTTGCAATTTTTGTATATCCCACAAAAGCATTATCACGTGATCAATATCCAAAAATCCAAAAATTTGCAGAAAAAATTGATGTTGAAGTAAAAGTCTTTGATGGAGATACTAAAATAAATGAAAGAAGAGAAATAATAGACAATCCTCCTCAAATACTAATTACAAATTTTGATGTACTACATTATCACATGTGGCACCAAACAAAGTTTTCAACATTGTTAACATCAGTTAGAATTCTTGTAACAGATGAAGCCCATGTATATTCAGGAATTTTTGGAACAAATGTACATTACATCATAAAACGATTAAAGAGGATTTGTACTAACAAACTACAATTTGTCGCAGCATCAGCAACACTTGATGATGCAAAAGAATTTTGTCAAAAATTATTTGGAGAAAAAATGAATAAGATTCAAGGTTCGGGCAAAAAAGGAAAAACAGATTTTGCAATGTTATTTCCATCTCTTCGAACACAAAGGGCACTTATGGTAGAATTAACAAAAAAACTCACCCAGAAAAATCATAAGACAATGGTGTTTAACAACTCTCATCTAAACTCAGAACTTCTAGCAATGCAGGCAAAAAGACAAAAAGTAAACATCAAAGTTCATCGAGCTGGTTTAATGGCAAATTATAGAACATCAGTTGAGAAACAATTCAAAGAAGATAAACTGCAAGCAATTTCATGCACACCTACGCTTGAATTAGGCATAGACGTAGGAAATGTCGACTGTGTAATATCATCAACAATTCCAGTGAATAGACTAATTCAAAGGATAGGAAGAGCTGCAAGAAAAGGACAAAGAGGATATGCATTCTTAGCATTAGGAAATGATCCGATATCACAATATTACAAAAATCATCCTGATGATTATTTTGAAGATATTGAAAAAACATACATAGATCCCAAAAACCCCTTTGTGGAAGAATTTCAGGTTTTAGCAATGGCATGTGATAGACCAATATCAAAACATGAGCTTAAAGAACACCAAGAGATTATAGAACGTCACATCATAAATGAAAATTTAAAAGAATTCAATAATAGAATAATTCCAAATTTTGATAAAATTAATTCAATGCTAAACGAATACAGCATCAGAGGGATTGGAAAATCAATTGATATTTTCTTAGATGGAAAAAAAGTTGGAGACAGAGTGTTGCCAATCGCATTAGAAGAATTACATAAAGATGCAATCTATTTTCTAGCTGGAATTCGTTATAGGGTGAAAGAATTTGATTATCCAAAAAACAATTATGTAGAATTGGAAAGAATTCCAAGAGATTATCCATACTATACAAAGTCATTAACTGAAGAATGGCCAACAATTGAAACCATCTACGAGAGAAGAAAAGCTAATGGCATAGAAATTGCGTTTTGTAAATTACATATTGAGAAAAAAGTATACGGTTATGTCAACATAGAGTTAGGGCAAGAAATCACTCAGGGAGAAAAAGTTCAACTAGACATCCCATTAGAATATGATTTTATTACAAAGGGAATTGTATTTCATGCACCAAGACCAATGAAAACAATGGATGAAGCAGAAGATGAAGAATATACTGAAGCTAGTGGATATCATGCAACAGAACATGTAGTAATTGAGGGCAGCAACATGATAACAGGAGGGGTTTCTCAAGATTTAGGAGGCATATCATTAGGCACCTCAGGCTTAATTTTCATTTACGATGGAGCAATTGGAGGCAGCGGAGCCAGTAAAGCCCTTTACGACAGATTTGAAAAATCATTAGAAAGAAGTATGTTTATTGTCAAAGAATGCCCATGCAAAAATGAATCAGGTTGTCCCAGATGTACATTTTCATACAGATGTGGAAACAACAATGAATATCTTCACAAACATTCAGCATTAGAGATTTTGGAGCGGATAAATGATGGAGAGAAAACAGAATTGGTTGATCCTCTTGAAGGAGACAAGCCACTTGTGTAA
- a CDS encoding site-specific DNA-methyltransferase: protein MKKIEINKIYNQNCIEGMSLIPKNKIDLVITDPPFAIDFKAKKANYNRTSSRVLSGYNEIKPQDYYDFTFDWMSEVYRILKDSGSMYVFSGWNNLKDILRVLDDVGFTTVNHIIWKYQFGVVTKRKFVTSHYHCLYVCKNDKKRKFFPFTRFKKDDKTKDGRSLHYKDKEDVWNIKREYWTGDEKTPTKLPSEIIQKLLEYSSEKNDLIFDPFLGSGQVAVVSKSLKRKFLGFEIVPDYYKFAKKRLDTDSYRIKKSK from the coding sequence ATGAAAAAAATAGAAATTAACAAAATTTACAATCAAAATTGTATAGAAGGAATGAGTTTAATTCCTAAAAATAAAATTGACCTTGTCATTACTGATCCGCCATTCGCTATTGATTTTAAGGCAAAAAAGGCAAATTATAACAGAACCTCGTCTAGAGTATTATCTGGCTATAATGAGATAAAGCCTCAAGACTATTATGATTTTACATTTGATTGGATGAGTGAGGTATATCGAATTCTAAAAGATTCTGGAAGCATGTATGTTTTTTCTGGATGGAATAATCTAAAGGATATTTTACGTGTATTGGATGATGTTGGATTTACCACTGTAAATCATATAATTTGGAAATACCAATTTGGTGTTGTTACTAAAAGAAAATTTGTAACTTCCCACTATCACTGTCTTTATGTTTGTAAAAATGATAAGAAACGAAAATTCTTTCCCTTTACTAGATTCAAAAAAGATGATAAAACTAAAGATGGACGCAGCCTTCATTATAAAGACAAAGAAGATGTTTGGAATATCAAAAGGGAATACTGGACAGGAGATGAAAAAACCCCCACGAAACTTCCTTCTGAAATAATTCAAAAATTATTAGAATATTCAAGTGAAAAAAATGATCTTATATTTGATCCATTTCTTGGTTCTGGACAAGTGGCAGTAGTAAGCAAGTCTCTTAAGAGAAAGTTTCTGGGATTTGAAATTGTTCCAGATTATTACAAATTTGCTAAAAAACGACTTGATACTGATAGTTACAGGATCAAAAAGTCAAAATAA
- a CDS encoding twin-arginine translocase TatA/TatE family subunit → MLENSLNIGGSEWMIIIFVALVLILGTGKLPGAAKKMGKAVNEYNKAKNEIQEQMKEVTEETPKISGPVESEREKLEMIAKSAGVKIEGKTDDELRQSIASKIGQKRTDEVEEKK, encoded by the coding sequence ATGTTAGAAAATTCACTAAACATTGGTGGAAGTGAATGGATGATTATAATTTTTGTAGCGCTGGTTTTGATTTTGGGAACAGGTAAACTTCCAGGAGCAGCAAAGAAAATGGGAAAAGCAGTCAATGAATATAACAAAGCTAAAAACGAAATTCAAGAGCAGATGAAAGAAGTCACAGAAGAAACTCCCAAAATTTCAGGTCCAGTTGAATCAGAACGTGAGAAATTAGAAATGATTGCAAAATCAGCAGGAGTGAAAATTGAAGGCAAGACAGATGATGAGTTGCGACAAAGTATTGCTTCAAAAATTGGTCAAAAAAGAACAGATGAAGTAGAAGAGAAAAAATAA